One genomic region from Lujinxingia vulgaris encodes:
- a CDS encoding Kazal-type serine protease inhibitor domain-containing protein: MWKSWCGSLAMCALLALMVGCGSTESEDPAASQSALAGESLRDAVELEERCICPHVVAPVCGEDGNTYGNSCLAACARVEVAYDGECRDEGCNCPAVYDPVCGEDGETYGNACEAGCADVGVAYEGECRDEGCACPRVWDPVCGEDGETYGNACEARCAGVAVAYEGECRDEKPECRTDRDCKVGGCSGQLCGSINDDLISTCEYLPEYACYDQEYTSCGCFGGKCGWEQTEELESCLETAGPGGPVLSEL; encoded by the coding sequence ATGTGGAAGTCATGGTGTGGCTCGCTGGCGATGTGTGCGTTGCTGGCGCTGATGGTGGGTTGCGGCAGCACGGAGAGCGAAGATCCGGCAGCCTCCCAGTCGGCGCTGGCCGGGGAGTCGCTGAGGGACGCCGTCGAGCTTGAGGAGCGTTGCATCTGCCCGCATGTGGTCGCCCCGGTCTGTGGTGAGGATGGGAACACCTACGGGAACTCCTGCCTGGCGGCGTGTGCCCGGGTGGAAGTGGCCTATGATGGCGAGTGCCGCGATGAGGGCTGCAACTGCCCGGCGGTCTACGATCCTGTCTGTGGTGAGGATGGCGAGACCTACGGCAACGCCTGTGAGGCGGGCTGTGCCGATGTGGGCGTGGCGTATGAAGGGGAGTGCCGCGATGAGGGCTGCGCCTGCCCGCGCGTCTGGGATCCTGTCTGTGGTGAGGATGGCGAGACCTACGGTAACGCCTGTGAGGCGCGCTGCGCAGGCGTGGCCGTGGCCTATGAGGGAGAATGCCGCGATGAGAAGCCGGAGTGCCGCACCGACCGCGACTGCAAAGTGGGCGGCTGCTCCGGTCAGCTCTGTGGCTCGATCAACGACGACCTGATCAGCACCTGCGAGTACCTGCCGGAGTACGCCTGTTATGATCAGGAGTACACCAGCTGCGGCTGCTTCGGCGGCAAGTGCGGTTGGGAGCAGACCGAGGAGCTGGAGAGCTGCCTGGAGACCGCAGGTCCGGGCGGACCGGTGCTCTCGGAGCTTTGA
- a CDS encoding Kazal-type serine protease inhibitor family protein, translating into MMNGCGLRGALCALLMVALMGCGGEVVPDDSASSQGAMENDQINNPDPDGESPADELPPGEQPDDYFENEDIDEDAYPAEPGPGETPPPADCICPMIHAPVCGEDGNTYGNDCQAACVDVAVAYEGECSEDDSGICYCPQEYAPVCGADGQTYYNACEADCEGEAVAYEGECEPVEPVECICPMIHAPVCGEDGNTYGNSCQAGCADVDVAYEGECRDEGPGDCICTEEYAPVCGADGETYSNGCKAGCAGVDIAHEGACRADIPGDCICPMIHAPVCGEDGNTYGNSCQAGCADVDVAHQGACGGL; encoded by the coding sequence ATGATGAATGGATGTGGACTTCGTGGCGCGCTCTGCGCGCTCTTGATGGTGGCGCTTATGGGCTGTGGTGGTGAGGTCGTCCCGGACGACTCCGCCAGCTCGCAGGGGGCCATGGAAAACGACCAGATCAACAACCCGGACCCGGATGGGGAGTCGCCGGCCGATGAGCTGCCGCCTGGCGAGCAGCCCGACGACTATTTCGAGAACGAAGACATCGATGAGGATGCCTACCCGGCCGAGCCAGGCCCCGGTGAGACGCCTCCGCCGGCGGATTGCATCTGCCCGATGATTCACGCGCCGGTATGCGGTGAAGACGGCAACACCTACGGCAATGATTGCCAGGCGGCCTGCGTCGATGTGGCTGTGGCCTATGAGGGTGAGTGTTCCGAGGATGACTCGGGCATCTGCTACTGCCCGCAAGAGTACGCGCCGGTCTGCGGCGCCGATGGCCAGACCTATTACAACGCCTGCGAGGCAGATTGTGAAGGTGAGGCCGTGGCCTATGAAGGTGAGTGTGAGCCGGTGGAGCCGGTTGAGTGCATCTGCCCGATGATTCACGCGCCGGTCTGTGGTGAAGACGGCAACACCTACGGCAACTCCTGCCAGGCCGGCTGCGCCGATGTGGATGTGGCCTACGAAGGTGAGTGCCGCGATGAGGGTCCGGGCGACTGCATCTGCACCGAAGAGTACGCGCCGGTCTGCGGCGCCGACGGTGAGACCTACTCCAACGGCTGCAAAGCCGGCTGCGCCGGCGTCGACATCGCCCATGAAGGCGCGTGCCGCGCCGATATCCCCGGCGACTGCATCTGCCCGATGATTCACGCGCCGGTGTGTGGTGAAGATGGCAACACCTACGGCAACTCTTGCCAGGCCGGCTGCGCCGATGTGGACGTGGCCCACCAGGGGGCGTGCGGCGGCCTGTAA
- a CDS encoding Kazal-type serine protease inhibitor family protein, with product MMTIKDHAGVYLAIFALLLALAAGCAHQNSSEPTGSSEQASSPAPEASEPKTPPADCICPMHYMPVCGEDGATYGNACQAACVDVSVAHEGECEAMSEEEAGEEESAPVCACPRHLAPVCGEDGETYANPCLAKCAEVGVAYEGECAAASDEEAGEEESAPVCACPRHLAPVCGEDGETYANPCLAKCAEVGVAHEGACGEEQPGQED from the coding sequence ATGATGACAATCAAAGACCACGCTGGCGTTTACCTCGCCATCTTCGCATTGCTGCTGGCGCTGGCGGCGGGCTGCGCGCATCAAAACTCCTCCGAGCCGACCGGCTCCTCCGAGCAAGCCAGCTCGCCGGCGCCGGAAGCCTCTGAACCGAAGACGCCGCCGGCAGATTGTATCTGCCCGATGCATTATATGCCGGTCTGCGGCGAAGACGGCGCTACCTATGGCAACGCCTGCCAGGCGGCCTGCGTGGATGTGAGCGTGGCCCACGAGGGCGAGTGCGAGGCGATGAGCGAGGAAGAGGCGGGTGAGGAGGAGAGTGCGCCGGTCTGCGCCTGCCCGCGCCACCTCGCGCCGGTCTGTGGCGAGGATGGTGAAACCTACGCCAACCCCTGCCTGGCGAAGTGCGCCGAAGTGGGTGTGGCCTACGAGGGCGAATGCGCGGCAGCCAGCGACGAAGAAGCGGGTGAGGAGGAGAGCGCACCGGTCTGCGCCTGCCCGCGCCACCTCGCGCCGGTCTGTGGCGAGGATGGTGAAACCTACGCCAACCCCTGCCTGGCAAAATGCGCCGAAGTGGGTGTAGCCCATGAAGGCGCGTGTGGCGAAGAGCAGCCGGGACAGGAGGACTGA
- a CDS encoding TonB-dependent receptor domain-containing protein, with product MKTRWMPVALAILMIATTPATLFAQEAQEEEAPAQAPQEDGAEPGEAPEEAPAQAPPTQRTARGELQPPQLLREVEADYTDEAVDARVEGAVILELTINTAGDVSKVEVVEGLGFGLDESAAEAARQFKFEPARLNGEPIPVSLNFTVRFSLPILPAEFTGVVLDPDSGEGIEGAEVRIVYTGDEYEPKPEASALSEADGSFYFGNVPPGDYQVFLQVDAYLDFETDIELPAGQLVEVEYRVPRAQDNVIGEIREAGSRSPLAGVELRLLDAQTQQEVRQGFSEAGGRFGFAGVEPGQYILRAASSGYVTSTFEVEVAGGEVTSGNYYVPADDEGTFRGRTVTRRQRQEVNRQTIELDEVRRIPGTGGDVVRVVQNLPGVARAQFISGQIIVRGSSPNDTKIFLEGDSIPLVYHFFGGPAVINTEMVEAIDFYPGNFSTYYGRATAGVIDLRTRSPRNDRFHGMVEVDLLDSSAIVEGPINDRWSFALAGRRSYYDFFLPTVLRALEIDTVVAPRYFDYQSWVTYRSESGAHKVEFFVYGSDDQIEVVLPDGEPQGDQYVQVRDAGFGNSFHRGQIRWEWKPEGGAIENTLMTSFGLNTVALEAGEDIFFDLDYYQSQVRNDLRWKLSDNLRLRTGVDAQLSNVVYSYAVPAFETSPDDGVSPDGQGGAPNIGNDGLVGSRSTPEILPAVYAEAQYKAFDRWTLTPGVRADYFGPVNEVSISPRFSSRFEINEAVVLKGGVGLFTQPPIPGQTEEDFGNPDLTFEKAMHYAVGAEWQPRAHLEVDATLYYRDAFDLVNDTSAQTVNEQTGEPEPLIYENEGQGRSYGLELLLRHYPKDKFFGWLSYTLSKSERLNLRTGEWDPYSYDQTHILTMVAGYNLPWNLDLSARFRVVTGNPETPVIGASFDADSDNYEPRYGVPNSVRSKTFHQLDLRLDRRFIFDTWTLAVYLDITNVYNAQNQEGTRYNYDYSDSEPLTGLPILPTFGVMARF from the coding sequence ATGAAGACTCGATGGATGCCTGTGGCGCTCGCGATTTTGATGATCGCGACGACGCCGGCGACGCTTTTTGCTCAAGAAGCTCAAGAAGAGGAGGCGCCGGCCCAGGCGCCTCAGGAAGATGGGGCCGAGCCCGGTGAGGCGCCCGAAGAGGCGCCGGCCCAGGCGCCGCCCACCCAACGCACGGCTCGCGGGGAGCTGCAGCCTCCGCAGCTGCTGCGCGAAGTGGAGGCCGACTACACCGATGAGGCCGTAGACGCCCGGGTGGAAGGCGCGGTGATCCTGGAGCTGACCATCAACACCGCCGGCGACGTCTCGAAGGTCGAGGTGGTCGAAGGCCTGGGCTTCGGCCTGGATGAGTCGGCCGCCGAGGCCGCGCGTCAGTTTAAGTTTGAGCCGGCGCGCCTCAACGGTGAGCCGATCCCGGTCTCGCTCAACTTCACGGTGCGCTTTAGCCTGCCGATCTTGCCCGCGGAGTTTACCGGGGTGGTGCTCGACCCGGACTCTGGCGAGGGCATTGAGGGGGCCGAGGTGCGCATCGTCTACACCGGCGATGAGTACGAGCCCAAACCCGAGGCCAGCGCGCTGAGTGAGGCCGACGGCAGCTTCTACTTCGGCAATGTGCCCCCGGGCGACTACCAGGTCTTTTTGCAGGTCGACGCCTACCTCGACTTTGAGACGGATATTGAACTTCCCGCCGGTCAGCTCGTGGAGGTGGAGTACCGGGTGCCGCGCGCGCAAGACAACGTGATTGGCGAGATCCGCGAGGCGGGCTCGCGCTCGCCATTGGCCGGTGTGGAGCTGCGCCTGCTCGATGCTCAGACCCAGCAGGAGGTGCGCCAGGGCTTCAGTGAGGCCGGCGGCCGCTTCGGCTTTGCCGGGGTGGAGCCCGGCCAGTACATCCTGCGCGCGGCGTCGTCGGGGTACGTCACCTCGACCTTCGAGGTGGAGGTGGCCGGCGGTGAGGTCACCAGCGGCAACTACTACGTGCCGGCCGACGATGAGGGCACCTTCCGCGGCCGCACGGTGACGCGACGTCAGCGCCAGGAGGTCAACCGTCAGACCATCGAGCTCGATGAGGTGCGCCGCATCCCGGGCACCGGCGGCGATGTGGTGCGCGTGGTGCAAAACCTCCCCGGGGTGGCGCGCGCGCAGTTCATCAGCGGGCAGATCATCGTGCGCGGCTCCTCGCCAAACGACACCAAGATCTTTCTGGAGGGCGACTCCATCCCGCTCGTCTACCACTTCTTTGGTGGACCGGCGGTCATCAACACCGAGATGGTCGAGGCGATCGACTTCTATCCGGGCAACTTCTCGACCTACTACGGCCGGGCCACCGCCGGGGTGATCGATCTTCGCACCCGTTCGCCGCGCAACGATCGTTTTCACGGGATGGTGGAGGTCGATCTTCTCGACAGCTCCGCGATCGTGGAGGGGCCCATCAACGATCGGTGGAGCTTCGCGTTGGCGGGGCGTCGCAGCTATTACGACTTCTTCCTGCCCACGGTGCTGCGGGCGCTGGAGATCGATACGGTCGTGGCGCCGCGCTACTTTGATTACCAGAGCTGGGTGACCTACCGCAGCGAGAGCGGCGCCCATAAGGTGGAGTTCTTCGTCTACGGCTCCGATGACCAGATCGAGGTGGTGCTTCCCGATGGGGAGCCCCAGGGCGACCAGTACGTGCAGGTGCGCGACGCGGGCTTTGGTAACTCCTTTCATCGCGGGCAGATTCGCTGGGAGTGGAAGCCCGAGGGCGGCGCGATTGAGAACACCCTGATGACCTCCTTTGGCCTGAACACCGTGGCGCTGGAGGCCGGCGAAGACATCTTCTTTGATCTGGATTATTACCAGTCGCAGGTGCGCAACGATCTTCGCTGGAAGCTCTCCGATAACCTGCGCCTGCGCACCGGTGTGGACGCGCAGCTCTCCAACGTCGTCTACTCCTATGCGGTGCCGGCCTTTGAGACCTCGCCAGACGACGGCGTCTCGCCAGACGGGCAGGGCGGCGCGCCGAACATCGGCAACGACGGGCTCGTGGGCTCGCGCTCAACCCCCGAGATTCTGCCGGCTGTGTACGCCGAGGCGCAGTACAAAGCCTTCGATCGCTGGACGCTGACCCCCGGCGTGCGCGCCGACTACTTCGGTCCCGTCAACGAGGTCTCCATCTCGCCACGCTTCTCCTCGCGCTTTGAGATCAACGAGGCGGTGGTGCTCAAAGGCGGCGTGGGCCTCTTCACCCAGCCGCCGATCCCGGGGCAGACCGAGGAAGATTTTGGCAACCCCGACCTGACCTTTGAGAAGGCGATGCACTACGCGGTGGGTGCGGAGTGGCAGCCGCGCGCGCACCTGGAGGTCGACGCGACGCTCTACTACCGCGACGCCTTCGACCTGGTGAACGACACCTCGGCGCAGACCGTCAACGAGCAGACCGGGGAGCCGGAGCCGTTGATCTACGAAAACGAAGGTCAGGGGCGCTCCTACGGGCTGGAGCTTCTGCTGCGCCATTACCCCAAAGATAAGTTTTTCGGGTGGTTGAGCTACACGCTCTCCAAATCCGAGCGCCTCAACCTGCGCACCGGGGAGTGGGATCCTTATAGCTACGACCAGACCCATATCCTGACGATGGTCGCCGGCTACAACCTGCCCTGGAACCTCGACCTCTCGGCCCGTTTCCGGGTGGTCACCGGCAACCCGGAGACGCCGGTGATCGGCGCGTCTTTTGATGCCGATAGCGACAACTATGAGCCCCGCTACGGGGTGCCGAACTCGGTGCGCTCCAAGACCTTCCATCAGCTTGATCTGCGCCTGGATCGTCGTTTTATCTTCGATACCTGGACGCTGGCGGTCTATCTGGACATCACCAACGTCTACAACGCCCAGAATCAGGAGGGCACGCGCTACAACTACGACTATTCCGACTCTGAGCCGCTCACCGGGCTGCCGATTTTGCCGACCTTTGGTGTGATGGCGCGTTTCTAA
- the ppx gene encoding exopolyphosphatase — MTAERMIAAIDLGSNSFHMVIARQKDGQLQVVDRLKEMVRLAAGLRDDKTLSTEARARALGCLRRFGERLQGIEPGDIRAVGTNTLRKTRDPRAFMEEIQEALGGVPVEIISGLEEARLVYQGVAHTMEPGPGRRLVIDIGGGSTEFVVGQGFEPLERESKYMGCVEWTRRYFPDGKVTEAAMAEAILAAKQEVEMLATRYRQLGWSEAVGSSGTNKAVAQVLDEKGWSRGAITPRGLQRLRRRLIKDGQALPEHLPGVSEDRAPVFAGGVAILSAAFEILQIERMVPSDGALREGLMLDLVGRLSREDIREQTVATLCARYGVDMPHAARVEATARALWEQVAVGWKIDDPYLVTVLGWAARLHEIGLAIAHSRYHKHGSYLVENSDMPGFSRQDQHLLWALVRTHRREFKPHRFDGMAGKLPRSGRRLAVLLRLAVLLNRNRVDQAVPEFKAEVQGRVLTLSFPKGWLRSMPLTRAVLREEAERLEAARIRLNLH; from the coding sequence ATGACAGCAGAGCGGATGATCGCGGCGATCGACTTGGGGTCCAACTCCTTTCATATGGTGATCGCGCGCCAGAAGGATGGCCAACTTCAGGTCGTGGACCGCCTTAAAGAGATGGTGCGCCTGGCCGCCGGTCTGCGCGACGATAAGACCCTGAGCACCGAGGCCCGCGCCCGCGCGCTGGGGTGTTTGCGACGTTTTGGGGAGCGCCTGCAGGGCATTGAGCCGGGCGATATTCGCGCGGTGGGCACCAACACGCTGCGCAAGACCCGCGATCCGCGCGCCTTTATGGAAGAGATCCAGGAAGCCCTGGGCGGGGTGCCCGTCGAGATCATCAGCGGTCTCGAAGAGGCCCGCCTCGTCTACCAGGGCGTCGCCCACACGATGGAGCCCGGCCCGGGGCGCCGCCTGGTGATCGACATCGGCGGGGGCAGCACCGAGTTTGTGGTAGGCCAGGGCTTTGAGCCCCTGGAGCGCGAGTCGAAGTATATGGGGTGCGTGGAGTGGACGCGGCGCTACTTCCCGGACGGCAAGGTCACCGAGGCGGCGATGGCCGAGGCGATCCTGGCGGCGAAGCAGGAGGTGGAGATGCTGGCCACGCGCTACCGCCAGCTCGGATGGAGCGAGGCGGTGGGATCGTCGGGGACCAATAAGGCAGTAGCGCAGGTGCTCGATGAGAAGGGCTGGAGCCGCGGCGCCATCACACCGCGCGGGTTGCAGCGGTTGCGGCGGCGGCTGATCAAAGATGGTCAGGCGCTGCCGGAACATCTTCCCGGGGTCAGCGAGGATCGCGCGCCGGTCTTTGCCGGCGGGGTGGCGATCTTGAGCGCCGCTTTTGAGATTTTGCAGATCGAGCGGATGGTCCCAAGTGACGGCGCGCTGCGCGAGGGGCTGATGCTCGATCTTGTGGGGCGCTTAAGCCGCGAAGATATTCGCGAGCAGACTGTGGCCACGCTCTGCGCGCGCTACGGCGTGGACATGCCGCATGCCGCGCGGGTGGAGGCCACCGCGCGGGCGCTGTGGGAGCAGGTCGCCGTGGGCTGGAAGATCGACGATCCCTACCTTGTGACGGTGCTCGGGTGGGCGGCCCGGCTGCATGAGATCGGCCTTGCGATCGCGCATTCGCGCTACCACAAGCATGGCTCGTACCTGGTGGAAAACTCGGATATGCCCGGGTTTTCGCGCCAGGATCAGCATCTGTTATGGGCGCTTGTGCGTACGCATCGCCGGGAGTTTAAGCCGCATCGTTTTGACGGGATGGCCGGCAAACTTCCGCGCTCCGGAAGGCGTCTGGCGGTGCTCTTGCGCCTGGCGGTGCTGCTCAACCGCAACCGGGTCGATCAGGCTGTGCCCGAGTTTAAGGCCGAGGTGCAGGGGCGAGTGCTGACGTTGAGTTTTCCGAAAGGGTGGTTGCGCTCGATGCCTTTGACGCGCGCGGTGTTGCGCGAGGAGGCCGAGCGCCTGGAGGCGGCGCGCATTCGGCTCAACCTGCACTGA
- the msrA gene encoding peptide-methionine (S)-S-oxide reductase MsrA encodes MSRQLLPTAWFAILLLIAGLVAGCQPSETHRNGDAAQSEQPGAAVDQADQESPARRGGTELSTPDLESEGLARATFAGGCFWCMEPPFERLEGVVSVTSGYTDGPEEAPTYSEVSSGQTGHTEAVELLYNPDIVSYDELLTVFWRAHDPTDLEGQFADRGSQYRPGVYTHNDLQREQAEASKAALEAEGPFDEPIVTPIKPARPFWIAEEYHQDYYKKNPTPYQRYYEGSGRKGFLERTWSAD; translated from the coding sequence ATGTCCCGCCAACTTCTTCCCACCGCCTGGTTCGCCATTCTCCTGCTCATCGCCGGGCTGGTCGCGGGCTGCCAGCCCTCCGAGACCCATCGAAACGGCGACGCAGCGCAGAGCGAGCAGCCCGGCGCCGCTGTCGATCAAGCCGATCAAGAATCCCCCGCTCGCCGGGGCGGCACCGAGCTCTCCACCCCCGATCTTGAGAGCGAGGGCCTGGCGCGCGCCACCTTCGCCGGGGGCTGCTTCTGGTGCATGGAGCCCCCTTTTGAGCGTCTGGAAGGCGTCGTCTCGGTGACCTCCGGCTACACCGACGGCCCCGAAGAAGCCCCCACCTACAGCGAGGTCTCGTCGGGCCAGACCGGCCACACCGAGGCCGTGGAGCTCCTCTACAACCCCGACATCGTCAGCTACGACGAGCTGCTCACCGTCTTCTGGCGCGCCCACGATCCCACCGACCTCGAAGGGCAGTTCGCCGACCGCGGCTCGCAGTACCGCCCGGGCGTCTACACCCACAATGACTTGCAACGCGAGCAGGCCGAGGCCTCCAAAGCGGCGCTGGAAGCCGAGGGGCCTTTCGACGAGCCCATCGTCACGCCCATCAAGCCCGCCCGGCCCTTCTGGATCGCCGAGGAGTACCACCAGGATTATTATAAAAAGAACCCCACCCCCTATCAGCGCTACTACGAGGGGAGCGGCCGCAAGGGCTTCTTAGAGCGCACCTGGTCGGCCGACTGA
- a CDS encoding class I SAM-dependent RNA methyltransferase has product MSKTIDDVVIAGIDANFEGWVELEGRRVLAPGVVPGDRVDLEVVASSQHHPRDFARAARVHARGEGFELPVCAHAGPVRGRCGGCPGMHVRAPLRAQILQDRVTELLGDRQLRWSWHEAPRPLGYRNRSNFVVTRRAGRLLLGSYAPRSQDVAAMSGCQVVRPILSRVQAESEVRLGALGVPVSDEAQGLRYISVRAAGQPGAGEVVVVELVVREPDADWLEAATEAIMAIEAVQGVALTVNDRDTNAIRVDASRTLAGDCRLIERYGEVELAIDPGAFAQLNVEVASTMYRQAASWVQGAQVIWDLYCGIGGLGLNAAVGRENVRIFGAESVASAIESARLNAARAGVDARYRVVDLGSADWRAGCPDEGTMARPEAILLNPPRKGLSRALREGLSKPRALGAKMLVYMSCDVSSFARDTEVLEQAGWRLVELQAHDMLPQTTHVELLGRFELT; this is encoded by the coding sequence ATGAGCAAGACGATCGACGACGTGGTGATCGCCGGGATCGACGCGAACTTTGAAGGGTGGGTCGAGCTTGAGGGCCGCCGGGTGCTGGCGCCGGGCGTGGTGCCGGGCGACCGGGTCGATCTGGAGGTTGTGGCGTCGAGTCAGCATCACCCCCGCGACTTTGCGCGGGCGGCGCGGGTGCATGCGCGCGGGGAGGGGTTTGAGCTGCCGGTGTGCGCGCACGCCGGTCCGGTGCGCGGGCGCTGCGGGGGGTGTCCGGGGATGCACGTGCGCGCCCCACTCCGAGCGCAGATTTTACAGGATCGCGTCACCGAGCTGCTCGGCGACCGCCAGCTGCGCTGGAGCTGGCACGAGGCTCCGCGGCCGCTGGGCTACCGCAACCGCTCCAATTTTGTGGTCACGCGTCGCGCCGGGCGGCTCCTGCTGGGCTCCTATGCCCCGCGCAGCCAGGATGTGGCGGCGATGTCGGGCTGTCAGGTGGTGCGCCCGATTCTTTCGCGGGTGCAGGCGGAGTCGGAAGTGCGTTTGGGCGCGCTCGGTGTGCCGGTGAGCGATGAAGCGCAGGGGCTGCGCTACATCTCGGTGCGGGCTGCCGGGCAGCCGGGGGCTGGCGAGGTGGTGGTCGTGGAGCTTGTGGTGCGCGAGCCTGACGCCGACTGGCTGGAGGCGGCCACCGAGGCGATCATGGCCATCGAGGCGGTGCAGGGCGTGGCGCTGACGGTCAACGATCGCGACACCAACGCCATCCGCGTGGACGCCTCGCGCACCCTGGCCGGGGATTGCCGGCTGATCGAGCGTTACGGGGAGGTGGAGCTCGCCATCGATCCGGGCGCTTTTGCGCAGCTCAACGTGGAGGTGGCCTCGACGATGTACCGCCAGGCGGCCAGCTGGGTGCAGGGCGCGCAGGTGATCTGGGATCTCTATTGCGGCATCGGCGGGCTGGGGCTTAACGCGGCGGTGGGTCGCGAGAACGTGCGCATTTTTGGCGCCGAGAGTGTGGCTTCGGCCATTGAGAGCGCCCGGCTCAACGCGGCGCGCGCTGGCGTGGACGCGCGCTACCGGGTCGTCGACCTGGGATCTGCGGACTGGCGGGCCGGCTGCCCCGACGAGGGGACGATGGCGCGGCCGGAGGCGATCCTGCTCAACCCGCCCCGCAAAGGGCTCTCGCGAGCGCTGCGCGAGGGCCTGAGCAAGCCCCGGGCGTTGGGCGCGAAGATGCTCGTGTACATGAGCTGCGATGTCTCGAGTTTTGCTCGCGACACCGAGGTGTTGGAGCAGGCCGGCTGGCGGCTCGTGGAGCTTCAGGCCCACGACATGCTCCCGCAGACCACCCATGTGGAGCTTCTGGGGCGTTTTGAGCTCACCTGA
- a CDS encoding ABC1 kinase family protein, with the protein MASPVRAAVQDIKRLRTISSVLTRHGFSAVARRAGLGRFVGDGGLRQESEGFEGDEAVEALIGPDRSEAAVRFRRVLEDLGPTFVKLGQVLSTRPDLVPKEFLDELRKLQDAVSPMPMETIRAQVESSLGLTLEEAYASFEEKPLAAASIGQVHRATLKDGTQVVVKVQRLGIDEQIRADLDLLYYLARFLEATVEEIELYSPTAIVQEFERAILAELDFRQEAKNVQEFGKNFADVAGVSVPFVYDELTRAEVMTMEFVQAGKLADIEGGSELAETVLHNLLDAMVKMVLYDGFFHGDPHPGNIMVRDDGSLIFIDFGLVGRLSSRQQDDLIGLILNVLTGDVDAIARALLEMGDPVGRVNLREFRSDVERVRDKYISATVGDFDVSQFIQEVMDAAQYHRIRLNPNYAVLVKTAATIEGIMRRLKPDMDVMAIGLPYARDLALKKYSAKKLAQSALSAAVGVSSFVTKVPQQLDQVLMDLEGGNLTVTVRNESLDQLGEVLNTLGTRLFLGVIASGLAVVAAMLLRPFDREIFGVSVLLIIGILAALSATTLFWWSLGWHVAASRKGKKLRLGPLMRLMRRD; encoded by the coding sequence ATGGCATCACCAGTCAGAGCGGCGGTTCAGGACATCAAGCGCCTGCGGACCATCTCCAGTGTGCTGACCCGGCACGGGTTTTCGGCGGTGGCGCGGCGGGCGGGGCTGGGGCGTTTTGTGGGCGACGGGGGGCTGCGCCAGGAGAGTGAGGGCTTTGAGGGCGATGAGGCCGTGGAGGCGCTCATCGGTCCGGACCGCTCCGAGGCGGCGGTGCGTTTTCGGCGTGTGCTCGAAGACCTGGGGCCGACCTTTGTGAAACTCGGGCAGGTGCTCTCCACGCGCCCCGACCTTGTGCCCAAGGAGTTCCTCGACGAGCTGCGCAAGCTTCAGGACGCGGTCAGCCCGATGCCCATGGAGACGATCCGCGCGCAGGTGGAGTCGAGCCTGGGGCTGACGCTGGAGGAGGCCTACGCGAGTTTTGAGGAGAAGCCGCTTGCGGCGGCGAGCATCGGTCAGGTTCACCGCGCGACGTTGAAGGATGGCACGCAGGTGGTCGTGAAGGTGCAGCGCCTGGGTATTGACGAGCAGATTCGCGCCGATCTCGATCTTCTCTATTATCTGGCCCGCTTTTTGGAGGCGACGGTCGAGGAGATCGAGCTCTACTCGCCAACGGCCATCGTGCAGGAGTTTGAGCGGGCGATCCTGGCGGAGCTGGACTTTCGTCAGGAGGCCAAAAATGTGCAGGAGTTCGGCAAAAACTTCGCGGATGTCGCCGGCGTCAGCGTGCCCTTTGTCTACGACGAGCTGACCCGCGCCGAAGTCATGACCATGGAGTTTGTGCAGGCCGGCAAACTCGCGGATATCGAGGGGGGCAGCGAGCTTGCGGAGACCGTGCTGCATAACCTGCTCGACGCCATGGTCAAGATGGTGCTCTACGACGGGTTTTTTCACGGCGATCCGCACCCGGGCAACATCATGGTGCGCGACGATGGCTCGCTGATTTTTATCGACTTCGGGCTTGTGGGGCGCCTCTCCAGTCGGCAGCAGGACGACCTGATCGGGCTGATCCTCAACGTGCTCACCGGCGATGTTGACGCGATTGCCCGCGCCCTTCTGGAGATGGGCGATCCGGTGGGGCGGGTGAACCTGCGGGAGTTTCGCTCGGATGTGGAGCGGGTGCGCGATAAGTACATCAGCGCGACGGTGGGCGATTTTGATGTGAGCCAGTTCATCCAGGAGGTGATGGACGCGGCGCAGTACCACCGCATTCGCCTCAACCCCAACTATGCCGTGCTGGTGAAGACGGCGGCGACCATCGAGGGCATCATGCGCCGGCTCAAGCCGGATATGGACGTGATGGCCATCGGCCTGCCCTATGCCCGCGATCTGGCGCTGAAGAAGTATTCGGCCAAAAAGCTCGCGCAGTCGGCGCTGAGCGCGGCCGTCGGGGTCTCGAGCTTTGTGACCAAGGTGCCCCAGCAGCTCGACCAGGTGCTCATGGACCTGGAGGGCGGAAACCTCACGGTGACGGTGCGCAACGAATCCCTCGACCAGCTCGGCGAAGTTCTCAACACCCTGGGCACTCGCCTCTTCTTAGGCGTGATCGCCTCGGGGTTGGCGGTGGTGGCGGCGATGCTTTTGCGGCCCTTCGATCGGGAGATTTTCGGGGTGTCGGTGCTTTTGATCATCGGGATTCTGGCGGCGCTCTCGGCCACGACGCTCTTCTGGTGGTCGCTGGGCTGGCATGTGGCGGCGAGCCGTAAGGGTAAGAAGTTGCGCCTGGGACCGCTGATGCGGCTTATGCGGCGAGATTGA